The Sporosarcina ureae genomic sequence AAGTTTTCAAATGAATTGAACTTTGGAGACTATATTCTTCTTGGCAAGGGTGAAGAACTAACTGGTGGAAGAATGCGTCCTGCATTATTAGCGGATGTATTTGAAGCGTATATTGGTGCGCTTTACTTGGATCAAGGCATGGAAGTCGTTGAAGAGTTCCTAAAGCGAATCGTTTTTCCGAAAATTAGTATCGGAGCTTTTTCGCATGTGACAGATTATAAGAGTCGCCTGCAAGAATTGGTGCAGCAAAAAAATAACGGACCCCTTCAATATGAAGTCATTGAAGAAAAAGGTCCTGCACATGCGAAAAAGTTTGTTACAGTCGTTAATCTTAATGAACAACGACTTGGAAAAGGAATCGGCAAATCCAAGAAAGAAGCCGAACAGGAAGCTGCCCGTCGTGCGATAGAACATTTATTGATGCAGACAACCGAAGGGGAGAACTAATCGTGTTTTTGAAGAGGCTGGAAATCGCAGGCTTTAAATCTTTCGCGGAAAAAATCCATATAGATTTCGTACCGGGAGTCACGGCGATCGTAGGACCTAACGGAAGTGGAAAAAGTAATATTATCGATGCGATTCGTTGGGTGCTCGGTGAACAATCTGCAAAATCATTGCGTGGTAGTAAAATGGAAGACGTCATTTTCGCAGGCAGTGATTCTCGGAAAGCAGTTAATTTTGCAGAAGTCACACTCATTTTGGATAATACACAAAATTTATTTCCGCTTGATTACACTGAAATCAGTGTAACTAGAAGGGTTTTTCGATCTGGAGACAGTGCGTATCTACTGAACGGTCAGACTTGCAGGTTAAAAGACATCACCACGCTATTTATGGATTCGGGATTGGGTAAAGAAGCATTTTCTATTATTTCGCAAGGTCGTGTAGATGAGATTTTAAATAGCCGTGCTGATGAAAGACGCAATGTCTTTGACGAGGCGGCGGGTGTATTAAAGTATAAAACACATAAACTACAAGCGGAACATAAATTATTTGAGACGACGGATAATTTAGATCGCGTACTGGATATACTAAAAGAAATCGATGATCGACTTGTTCCCCTAGAAAAAGAAGCAGGTCTGGCTCGTAAAGCGTCTACATTGCGTTCTGAACTTCGCGAAGCGGATGTTCGTTTACTCCATCACGACGCTTCTTCTTTGCAACAGCAGATTTCTGAAATAGCAGCAGTTGTGAAAAATGATGAAGCCGAACAGCGAAAGATTTCGGATACTCTTACACAATATGAAAAAGATCTGGATATTGATAAGAAAGGCCTTGTGAAAGTAGAGCTTCAACTGGATGAGTACCAAAACGAATTGATCAAACAGACTGCAGAAGTTGAAAAGTGGGAAGGTAGAAGATTGCTGTCCGTTGAAAAGACTCGTAATACGAAGCAACAAGTGGAGCGTATTAGACAAGAGTTGCAAACAGCAGAAGAAACTCAACGAATGGCTAAAGACAAACATCGTGCTATGCAGATGAAGCAGAAAATTGCTCAGCGTGAGCTTGAAGAAGTTACGAAAGAAAGTAAGCAAGTCACGGCTATGTTGAATAGTTCATTAAAAGAAACGGAACAGCAAATTGAACAGTTGAAATCTGTTTATATTGAGCGGCTCAATGAAGAGGCTACTGTGCGCAGTGAAATCAAGCATGTAGAAGAGCGGCTTCAGGGAGAAAAGTCTTCTACAGAAAAGATTACCGTTCAGACTACTTTACTTTCCGAACGAAAACAACAACTAGCTAAAGGACAGCAGGAGAAAATCCAGCAAAAATTGACTGTTCAAAAACAGCTAGATGAGCTAGAAAATTCCGCTAAAGCTTGTCAACAACAATTAACAGCAGAAGAACAACGTTTATCTACGCAACAGCAAGTTCTGCAGAAAGCATTGCGTAAACAATCCGAAATGCAAGGAAGACTTCGTGCCCTGGAAAGTCTTGAAAAGGATTTTTCAGGGTTCTATTCAGGTGTCAAAGAAGTACTTCATGCGAAGAAACAGCAACGTATACAAGGGATCGAAGGAGCTGTAGTGGAACTCATTACGACGGAACCGGCTTATACAAAGGCAATCGAAACAGCTCTTGGTGGTGCTATGCAACATATCATTACCACGACTGAGCATGATGCAAGACGGGCCATCGGTTATTTAAAAACGAAAAATTTCGGTCGCGCTACGTTTCTTCCTATGGATATCTTAAAGCCGCGTGAACTTCCTATGAATAGCCGGCAAGTACTTTCTCAACAGCACGGCTTCATCGGTACAGCATTTGAACTCATTCAAACGTCCGCAGCATATGAGTCAGTTGCCAAAAACTTATTGGGTCAGACGATTATTGCTAATGATTTAGAAACTGCATCAGGTTTAGCTAAAACAATAGGACACCGCTATCGTATAGTGACACTTGATGGGGATATTATAAACGCTGGCGGTTCATTGACGGGTGGCGGTGCGAAAGGTCAGTCCACGCTGTTTTCCCGCAAGGCTGAACTGGAGACTCTTTCCAATCAACTGCAAAAAATGGATCAATCTATTCAACAGGCTACCGCACTAACTTCTGAAACTCGCAATTTAGTTGGTGCGAGTTTACATCTTCGTGATCAATTGCGCGTAAAGTTAGAAGAAACCCAACAGAAAAAGTCCCTAATCCATGCGTCATTACAAGAAACTG encodes the following:
- the rnc gene encoding ribonuclease III, which codes for MKNKRTSKETVSHPTLPQAVREKFSTLQQKLGVQFRDENLLYNAFTHSSYVNEHRRKKFSDNERLEFLGDAVLELGVSKFLFRTEPAKSEGELTKLRAAIVCEPSLVKFSNELNFGDYILLGKGEELTGGRMRPALLADVFEAYIGALYLDQGMEVVEEFLKRIVFPKISIGAFSHVTDYKSRLQELVQQKNNGPLQYEVIEEKGPAHAKKFVTVVNLNEQRLGKGIGKSKKEAEQEAARRAIEHLLMQTTEGEN
- the smc gene encoding chromosome segregation protein SMC; translated protein: MFLKRLEIAGFKSFAEKIHIDFVPGVTAIVGPNGSGKSNIIDAIRWVLGEQSAKSLRGSKMEDVIFAGSDSRKAVNFAEVTLILDNTQNLFPLDYTEISVTRRVFRSGDSAYLLNGQTCRLKDITTLFMDSGLGKEAFSIISQGRVDEILNSRADERRNVFDEAAGVLKYKTHKLQAEHKLFETTDNLDRVLDILKEIDDRLVPLEKEAGLARKASTLRSELREADVRLLHHDASSLQQQISEIAAVVKNDEAEQRKISDTLTQYEKDLDIDKKGLVKVELQLDEYQNELIKQTAEVEKWEGRRLLSVEKTRNTKQQVERIRQELQTAEETQRMAKDKHRAMQMKQKIAQRELEEVTKESKQVTAMLNSSLKETEQQIEQLKSVYIERLNEEATVRSEIKHVEERLQGEKSSTEKITVQTTLLSERKQQLAKGQQEKIQQKLTVQKQLDELENSAKACQQQLTAEEQRLSTQQQVLQKALRKQSEMQGRLRALESLEKDFSGFYSGVKEVLHAKKQQRIQGIEGAVVELITTEPAYTKAIETALGGAMQHIITTTEHDARRAIGYLKTKNFGRATFLPMDILKPRELPMNSRQVLSQQHGFIGTAFELIQTSAAYESVAKNLLGQTIIANDLETASGLAKTIGHRYRIVTLDGDIINAGGSLTGGGAKGQSTLFSRKAELETLSNQLQKMDQSIQQATALTSETRNLVGASLHLRDQLRVKLEETQQKKSLIHASLQETEMELRSVEMEISTIEIGRTDTVSAEKQLSTKKQDLQIRHEALKSELQETLEKLEGLERLVENRREEQQSLQKRLHDLQQKSAVLKEQNAYHSSSILETITQIDELDLIINRLQEEQHYVQEFVIGKELTPEEIEKQSQQANDTKKYLQQTIEMEKAERVKQAKRVRDHEQRIKTIRQQVGTISERLNTLRIQLSRLETQYETVRDRLDEEYGLRPNELHLEALDIPLLRKTVENCKQQLARIGPINPNAIQEFEEVSERHEFLQSQRNDLVEAKNTLQEAMAEMDQEMKSRFETTFEAIRSHFRRVFKDMFGGGEADLVLTDPTNLLTTGIDIMARPPGKKLQNLRLLSGGERALTVISLLFSILEVRPVPFCILDEVEAALDEANVVRYSNYLKKVSDQTQFIVITHRKGTMEGADVLYGITMQESGVSKLLSVKLSEMAEEISS